The following proteins come from a genomic window of Lineus longissimus chromosome 18, tnLinLong1.2, whole genome shotgun sequence:
- the LOC135502079 gene encoding zinc finger protein ZFP2-like isoform X4: MDVVSSELDDQHHGLYEVRELEQGQGCVVKNEPEELAHKLDDSSEQDQSLGPSSNQFSSNFESEFDSGDTFSSNIRIKAEPDVDTVSDISKTFYCTEGASDDFNDYGTELTKTETPSSESEFEESSAQDNVTIKTEPADDYYDEPSSSASSYPYGAPAGEWQGEGNELLPSAGPVPVCLIPAAGNRGLLRIDVEDPLHPVQSGVVKEEPAEEDIDGSSNDASVADDDMCLNQDNQAGDDTVSSGVYEGLMKCDSAAEMIQTLDNPSNKSGQQVTTSKTLIIEHVGTAVAKSTDTGESETTYSEETPYCCSICNKEFKWFTELIWHKQVHELKCNFCDKVLTNDKDFEEHRHIHSGDRPFTCDQCNQTFKRKNELKRHWIVHSEERPFACGQCEKTFKSERNLGQHLKNSRVCNTICVTPFACDQCSRKFPNRDQLHDHKLIHTGEKRFECDLCKKVFRWRNELTWHRRIHTGERPFACDQCDKAFIRRSELNKHQSTHSVERPFPCDQCDKAFKNKRNLVQHLKSHAGLIAEKPFACDQCDSMFQFHGKLIEHQRIHTGEKPFECRQCGKAFRQAHGLTRHMVSHTGEKLFKCDLCDKALSSQSHLVEHKRIHTGEKPYKCDQCDQAFIQKANLVAHKRIHTGEKPFECVQCGKAFTQASALTRHMLSHSGEKSFRCDFCEKTFARQSHLVQHIRIHSGERPFKCDQCDKTFTQKGNLAEHQRIHTGERPFICFECGQDFRQATGLARHMLSHKNP; encoded by the exons ATGGATGTTGTTAGCTCTGAACTTGATGATCAACATCATGGACTGTATGAGGTCAGGGAGCTTGAGCAGGGCCAGGGATGTGTGGTCAAGAACGAACCGGAAGAACTTGCCCACAAATTGGATGATTCATCTGAGCAAGATCAGTCTCTTGGTCCATCTAGTAACCAGTTCAGTTCAAACTTCGAATCTGAATTTGACTCTGGTGATACGTTCAGTTCAAACATTCGCATAAAGGCAGAACCAGATGTTGACACAGTGAGTGACATTAGTAAGACTTTTTACTGCACAGAGGGTGCATCAGATGATTTCAATGACTACGGAACTGAGTTGACTAAAACAGAGACTCCAAGCTCAGAGTCTGAGTTTGAGGAGTCTAGTGCTCAGGATAATGTTACAATCAAAACGGAACCTGCTGATGACTACTATGATGAGCCAAGTTCATCAGCAAGCTCTTATCCTTACGGGGCACCAGCTGGTGAGTGGCAGGGAGAAGGAAATGAGTTGCTACCTTCAGCAGGGCCTGTTCCTGTGTGCCTCATACCAGCAGCTGGGAACCGGGGTCTGTTGAGAATCGATGTTGAAGACCCGCTCCATCCTGTGCAGAGTGGAGTCGTGAAAGAGGAGCCTGCAGAGGAAGACATAGACGGGAGTAGTAACGATGCCAGCGTGGCTGATGATGAT ATGTGTTTGAACCAAGACAATCAAGCTGGAGATGACACTG TTTCATCGGGAGTCTATGAGGGTCTGATGAAATGTGACAGTGCTGCTGAGATGATACAGACATTGGACAATCCTTCGAACAAAAGTGGTCAACAAGTGACGACTTCTAAGACACTTATCATTGAGCATGTCGGAACCGCAGTGGCAAAGTCGACAGATACTGGAGAATCTGAGACTACTTATTCCGAAGAAACACCTTACTGTTGTTCGATATGTAACAAAGAATTCAAGTGGTTCACTGAACTTATCTGGCATAAGCAAGTCCATGagttaaaatgtaacttttgtGATAAGGTGTTAACCAATGATAAGGACTTTGAAGAACATAGACACATTCATAGTGGAGATAGACCCTTTACATGTGACCAGTGTAATCAGACGTTCAAACGGAAAAACGAACTAAAAAGACATTGGATTGTTCATTCGGAAGAACGGCCGTTTGCCTGTGGGCAGTGTGAGAAAACTTTCAAGAGTGAGCGCAATTTGGGTCAGCATTTGAAGAACAGTCGTGTGTGTAACACCATTTGTGTGACGCCATTTGCTTGTGACCAGTGTAGTCGAAAATTTCCAAATCGGGACCAGTTACATGACCACAAActtattcatactggagaaaaacgTTTTGAATGTGACTTGTGTAAGAAAGTTTTTCGATGGCGCAATGAGCTCACCTGGCATAGACGTATTCACACTGGTGAAAGACCATTTgcatgtgaccagtgtgataaagcTTTTATACGTAGAAGCGAGCTGAACAAACACCAGAGCACTCATTCAGTAGAAAGGCCATTTCcttgtgaccagtgtgataaagcATTCAAGAATAAACGCAATCTGGTTCAGCATTTGAAAAGTCATGCTGGGCTGATTGCAGAGAAGCCATTTGcttgtgaccagtgtgatagcATGTTCCAGTTCCACGGTAAACTCATTGAGCATCAGCGcattcatactggtgaaaaaccattcgAATGTCGCCAGTGTGGAAAAGCATTTCGTCAAGCACATGGTCTTACTCGTCACATGGTGTCACACACAGGAGAAAAGTTGTTCAAATGTGATCTTTGTGATAAAGCGTTGTCTAGTCAGAGTCATCTTGTTGAACACAaacgtattcatactggagaaaaaccatataaatgtgaccagtgtgatcaGGCTTTTATACAGAAGGCAAACCTTGTGGCCCATAAACGTATTCATACAGGTGAGAAACCATTTGAATGTGTCCAGTGTGGTAAAGCATTCACTCAAGCATCTGCACTGACACGTCACATGTTGTCTCATTCAGGAGAAAAATCATTTCGTTGTGATTTCTGTGAAAAAACATTTGCGAGGCAGAGTCACCTTGTTCAGCATATCCGTATTCATTCGGGAGAGAGACCATTCAAGTGTGACCAGTGTGACAAGACGTTCACACAGAAAGGGAATCTTGCCGAACATcagcgtattcatacaggagaaagaccattcatCTGCTTTGAATGTGGTCAAGATTTTCGACAAGCCACTGGTCTGGCGCGTCATATGCTGTCCCACAAGAATCCATAG
- the LOC135502079 gene encoding zinc finger protein 431-like isoform X2, with protein sequence MDVVSSELDDQHHGLYEVRELEQGQGCVVKNEPEELAHKLDDSSEQDQSLGPSSNQFSSNFESEFDSGDTFSSNIRIKAEPDVDTVSDISKTFYCTEGASDDFNDYGTELTKTETPSSESEFEESSAQDNVTIKTEPADDYYDEPSSSASSYPYGAPAGEWQGEGNELLPSAGPVPVCLIPAAGNRGLLRIDVEDPLHPVQSGVVKEEPAEEDIDGSSNDASVADDDMCLNQDNQAGDDTVSSSGWRVEANYPHSVTRSQLSSVETGNKQDKNKAHKCKRCNTTFPWKGLLESHKCGVKPFKCDQCDKSFNHSNNLKYHRRSHTGEKPFTCDQCDEVFSHRTYLTRHKMVHTGERPYTCDQCDKTFISNSDRTRHRRIHTGERPFKCDQCDKAFTQSSALSKHKYQHTGERPVFRCDLCDKTFTQSSALYQHQRNVHSGGIPGYKCDVCGKAFKKSSNLSRHLQIHTGEKPFACDQCGKTFAYSNDLTKHKRVHTGERPYACDQCDKIFVCSGDLGRHRRIHSEERPYACDQCDKTFKQSSTLYQHRFTHTGQRPFACDQCDKTFAWSSEVSQHKLSSSGLRVETNCTHATIKSHLSSVKTGNTLVKKDKKKGHKCERCNATFPWKGLLESHKCGVKPFKCDLCDKSFNHSNNLRYHKRSHTGERPFKCDECDRDFTHRTNLSRHKTTHTGERPYPCDQCDKTFITSSDRARHNRIHTGERPFKCDQCDKDFAYKSHLTVHQRIHTGEKPFRCDQCNEAFSDGTYFTKHKMIHTGERPYACDLCDKTFISNSDRTRHRRIHTGERPYKCDRCDKAFTQSSALNKHKYQHTR encoded by the exons ATGGATGTTGTTAGCTCTGAACTTGATGATCAACATCATGGACTGTATGAGGTCAGGGAGCTTGAGCAGGGCCAGGGATGTGTGGTCAAGAACGAACCGGAAGAACTTGCCCACAAATTGGATGATTCATCTGAGCAAGATCAGTCTCTTGGTCCATCTAGTAACCAGTTCAGTTCAAACTTCGAATCTGAATTTGACTCTGGTGATACGTTCAGTTCAAACATTCGCATAAAGGCAGAACCAGATGTTGACACAGTGAGTGACATTAGTAAGACTTTTTACTGCACAGAGGGTGCATCAGATGATTTCAATGACTACGGAACTGAGTTGACTAAAACAGAGACTCCAAGCTCAGAGTCTGAGTTTGAGGAGTCTAGTGCTCAGGATAATGTTACAATCAAAACGGAACCTGCTGATGACTACTATGATGAGCCAAGTTCATCAGCAAGCTCTTATCCTTACGGGGCACCAGCTGGTGAGTGGCAGGGAGAAGGAAATGAGTTGCTACCTTCAGCAGGGCCTGTTCCTGTGTGCCTCATACCAGCAGCTGGGAACCGGGGTCTGTTGAGAATCGATGTTGAAGACCCGCTCCATCCTGTGCAGAGTGGAGTCGTGAAAGAGGAGCCTGCAGAGGAAGACATAGACGGGAGTAGTAACGATGCCAGCGTGGCTGATGATGAT ATGTGTTTGAACCAAGACAATCAAGCTGGAGATGACACTG TTTCATCTTCTGGTTGGCGTGTCGAGGCCAATTATCCGCATTCTGTAACCCGGTCCCAACTGTCTTCGGTTGAAACAGGGAACAAACAGGACAAGAATAAAGCACATAAGTGCAAAAGATGTAACACAACATTCCCATGGAAAGGATTGCTTGAATCTCATAAGTGCGGAGTGAAACCTTTcaaatgtgaccagtgtgataagtCATTCAACCATAGTAATAACTTGAAATATCACAGACGAAGCCACACAGGGGAAAAACCTTTCacatgtgaccagtgtgatgaAGTATTTTCGCACCGAACTTATCTTACACGACATAAAATGgttcacacaggagaaagaccatacACCTGTGACCAGTGCGATAAAACTTTTATATCCAATAGTGATCGGACCAGACATAGGCGTATTCATACAGGGGAAAGACCATTtaaatgtgaccagtgtgataaagcATTCACACAGAGTAGTGCACTCTCTAAGCATAAGTATCAacacacaggagaaagaccagTGTTTCGCTGTGACCTGTGTGATAAAACCTTCACGCAGAGTAGCGCGCTCTATCAGCATCAACGCAATGTCCATTCAGGAGGAATACCTGGCTACAAGTGCGATGTATGTGGCAAGGCATTCAAAAAGAGTAGCAACCTGAGCCGGCACTTACAAatccatacaggagaaaaaccattcgcCTGTGACCAGTGCGGTAAAACATTCGCGTACAGTAATGATTTGACAAAACACAAACGggttcatactggagaaagaccttatgcctgtgaccagtgtgataagaTCTTTGTCTGCAGTGGCGATCTTGGCAGACATCGACGAATTCATTCTGAGGAAAGGCCGTATGCGTGTGATCAGTGTGATAAAACATTCAAGCAAAGTAGTACTTTGTATCAGCATAGATTTACTCATACTGGTCAGAGACCATttgcctgtgaccagtgtgacaAAACGTTTGCATGGAGTAGTGAAGTTTCTCAGCATAAAC TTTCATCTTCTGGTTTGCGTGTCGAGACCAATTGTACGCATGCTACAATCAAGTCCCACCTGTCTTCAGTCAAAACAGGAAACACCTTAGTCAAAAAGGACAAGAAAAAAGGTCACAAATGTGAAAGATGTAACGCGACGTTCCCGTGGAAAGGATTGCTTGAATCTCATAAGTGCGGAGTGAAGCCTTTCAAATGTGACCTGTGTGATAAGTCATTCAACCATAGTAATAACTTAAGATATCATAAGCGAAGCCACACTGGTGAAAGGCCATTCAAATGTGACGAGTGTGACCGGGATTTTACACACAGAACTAATCTTTCACGACACAAAACAACtcacacaggagaaagaccatatcCTTGTGATCAGTGTGATAAAACCTTCATCACTAGTAGTGATCGGGCCAGACATAatcgtattcacacaggagaaagaccatttaaGTGCGACCAGTGCGACAAAGACTTTGCTTATAAATCTCATCTCACAGTGCATCAGCGTATTCATacgggagaaaaaccattcagatGTGACCAGTGTAATGAAGCATTTTCAGACGGAACTTATTTTACCAAACATAAAAtgattcacacaggagaaagaccatatgCTTGTGACTTGTGTGATAAAACTTTTATATCCAATAGTGATCGGACCAGACATAGGCGTATTCATACAGGGGAAAGACCATATAAATGTGACCGGTGTGATAAAGCATTCACACAGAGTAGTGCACTCAATAAGCATAAGTATCAACACACAAGATAA
- the LOC135502079 gene encoding zinc finger protein ZFP2-like isoform X7: protein MDVVSSELDDQHHGLYEVRELEQGQGCVVKNEPEELAHKLDDSSEQDQSLGPSSNQFSSNFESEFDSGDTFSSNIRIKAEPDVDTVSDISKTFYCTEGASDDFNDYGTELTKTETPSSESEFEESSAQDNVTIKTEPADDYYDEPSSSASSYPYGAPAGEWQGEGNELLPSAGPVPVCLIPAAGNRGLLRIDVEDPLHPVQSGVVKEEPAEEDIDGSSNDASVADDDMCLNQDNQAGDDTVSSVDNRGGFKSESSKIGHRQSSEHSREHRNTTEKNKSHKCLDCGREFTEKRYLKRHERIHTGEKPFACDQCIKRFSDKTILSKHRLTHITGEQRFVCGQCDKSFANMSNLSRHERIHIKHSDSQPLECDKCDEIFEDDYALCQHKLTHGDRPHACDQCDKTFKQKGNLNQHRRIHREVPLACDVCGRIFDHESTLSQHKSIHTGERPFACDQCNKTFKLKNTLNHHLRCHRGERPCKCDQCDKSFIWASALERHRLIHTAERPFACDQCDKTFVRKDALNRHKEIVHRYEGYSVTINLDDGEKQ from the exons ATGGATGTTGTTAGCTCTGAACTTGATGATCAACATCATGGACTGTATGAGGTCAGGGAGCTTGAGCAGGGCCAGGGATGTGTGGTCAAGAACGAACCGGAAGAACTTGCCCACAAATTGGATGATTCATCTGAGCAAGATCAGTCTCTTGGTCCATCTAGTAACCAGTTCAGTTCAAACTTCGAATCTGAATTTGACTCTGGTGATACGTTCAGTTCAAACATTCGCATAAAGGCAGAACCAGATGTTGACACAGTGAGTGACATTAGTAAGACTTTTTACTGCACAGAGGGTGCATCAGATGATTTCAATGACTACGGAACTGAGTTGACTAAAACAGAGACTCCAAGCTCAGAGTCTGAGTTTGAGGAGTCTAGTGCTCAGGATAATGTTACAATCAAAACGGAACCTGCTGATGACTACTATGATGAGCCAAGTTCATCAGCAAGCTCTTATCCTTACGGGGCACCAGCTGGTGAGTGGCAGGGAGAAGGAAATGAGTTGCTACCTTCAGCAGGGCCTGTTCCTGTGTGCCTCATACCAGCAGCTGGGAACCGGGGTCTGTTGAGAATCGATGTTGAAGACCCGCTCCATCCTGTGCAGAGTGGAGTCGTGAAAGAGGAGCCTGCAGAGGAAGACATAGACGGGAGTAGTAACGATGCCAGCGTGGCTGATGATGAT ATGTGTTTGAACCAAGACAATCAAGCTGGAGATGACACTG TTTCATCAGTTGATAATAGGGGTGGATTTAAGTCAGAGAGTTCCAAAATAGGCCATCGCCAGTCCTCTGAACATTCAAGGGAACATCGGAATACCACGGAGAAAAACAAGTCTCACAAGTGTTTGGATTGTGGCCGGGAATTTACAGAAAAACGTTATCTGAAACGACATgagcgtattcatacaggagaaaagcCATTTGCGTGTGACCAGTGTATCAAAAGGTTCAGTGATAAGACGATTCTTTCTAAGCATAGATTGACTCATATTACTGGAGAACAGCGATTTGTGTGTGGCCAGTGTGACAAATCATTCGCAAATATGAGTAATCTGTCCCGGCACGAACGTATTCATATCAAACATTCAGACTCGCAACCTCTTGAATGTGACAAGTGTGATGAAATATTCGAAGACGATTATGCGCTGTGTCAGCATAAATTGACTCATGGAGATAGACCACATGcttgtgaccagtgtgataagaCATTCAAGCAGAAGGGTAATCTTAATCAGCATAGACGCATTCATAGAGAAGTCCCACTTGCATGTGACGTGTGTGGTAGAATATTTGATCACGAGAGTACCCTTTCTCAGCATAAATCCATCCATACTGGTGAAAGACCATTTGCTTGTGATCAGTGtaataaaacattcaaattgAAAAATACGCTGAATCATCACTTACGTTGTCATAGAGGAGAAAGACCATGtaaatgtgaccagtgtgataaatCATTCATTTGGGCGAGTGCTCTTGAGCGCCATAGACTTATTCATACTGCAGAAAGGCCATttgcctgtgaccagtgtgataaaacatTCGTGCGAAAGGATGCTCTCAATCGGCATAAAGAAATAGTGCATCGATACGAGGGTTACTCGGTGACGATAAATCTCGATGATGGGGAAAAGCAGTAG
- the LOC135502079 gene encoding oocyte zinc finger protein XlCOF6-like isoform X6 — protein MDVVSSELDDQHHGLYEVRELEQGQGCVVKNEPEELAHKLDDSSEQDQSLGPSSNQFSSNFESEFDSGDTFSSNIRIKAEPDVDTVSDISKTFYCTEGASDDFNDYGTELTKTETPSSESEFEESSAQDNVTIKTEPADDYYDEPSSSASSYPYGAPAGEWQGEGNELLPSAGPVPVCLIPAAGNRGLLRIDVEDPLHPVQSGVVKEEPAEEDIDGSSNDASVADDDQMCLNQDNQAGDDTVSSVDNRGGFKSESSKIGHRQSSEHSREHRNTTEKNKSHKCLDCGREFTEKRYLKRHERIHTGEKPFACDQCIKRFSDKTILSKHRLTHITGEQRFVCGQCDKSFANMSNLSRHERIHIKHSDSQPLECDKCDEIFEDDYALCQHKLTHGDRPHACDQCDKTFKQKGNLNQHRRIHREVPLACDVCGRIFDHESTLSQHKSIHTGERPFACDQCNKTFKLKNTLNHHLRCHRGERPCKCDQCDKSFIWASALERHRLIHTAERPFACDQCDKTFVRKDALNRHKEIVHRYEGYSVTINLDDGEKQ, from the exons ATGGATGTTGTTAGCTCTGAACTTGATGATCAACATCATGGACTGTATGAGGTCAGGGAGCTTGAGCAGGGCCAGGGATGTGTGGTCAAGAACGAACCGGAAGAACTTGCCCACAAATTGGATGATTCATCTGAGCAAGATCAGTCTCTTGGTCCATCTAGTAACCAGTTCAGTTCAAACTTCGAATCTGAATTTGACTCTGGTGATACGTTCAGTTCAAACATTCGCATAAAGGCAGAACCAGATGTTGACACAGTGAGTGACATTAGTAAGACTTTTTACTGCACAGAGGGTGCATCAGATGATTTCAATGACTACGGAACTGAGTTGACTAAAACAGAGACTCCAAGCTCAGAGTCTGAGTTTGAGGAGTCTAGTGCTCAGGATAATGTTACAATCAAAACGGAACCTGCTGATGACTACTATGATGAGCCAAGTTCATCAGCAAGCTCTTATCCTTACGGGGCACCAGCTGGTGAGTGGCAGGGAGAAGGAAATGAGTTGCTACCTTCAGCAGGGCCTGTTCCTGTGTGCCTCATACCAGCAGCTGGGAACCGGGGTCTGTTGAGAATCGATGTTGAAGACCCGCTCCATCCTGTGCAGAGTGGAGTCGTGAAAGAGGAGCCTGCAGAGGAAGACATAGACGGGAGTAGTAACGATGCCAGCGTGGCTGATGATGAT CAGATGTGTTTGAACCAAGACAATCAAGCTGGAGATGACACTG TTTCATCAGTTGATAATAGGGGTGGATTTAAGTCAGAGAGTTCCAAAATAGGCCATCGCCAGTCCTCTGAACATTCAAGGGAACATCGGAATACCACGGAGAAAAACAAGTCTCACAAGTGTTTGGATTGTGGCCGGGAATTTACAGAAAAACGTTATCTGAAACGACATgagcgtattcatacaggagaaaagcCATTTGCGTGTGACCAGTGTATCAAAAGGTTCAGTGATAAGACGATTCTTTCTAAGCATAGATTGACTCATATTACTGGAGAACAGCGATTTGTGTGTGGCCAGTGTGACAAATCATTCGCAAATATGAGTAATCTGTCCCGGCACGAACGTATTCATATCAAACATTCAGACTCGCAACCTCTTGAATGTGACAAGTGTGATGAAATATTCGAAGACGATTATGCGCTGTGTCAGCATAAATTGACTCATGGAGATAGACCACATGcttgtgaccagtgtgataagaCATTCAAGCAGAAGGGTAATCTTAATCAGCATAGACGCATTCATAGAGAAGTCCCACTTGCATGTGACGTGTGTGGTAGAATATTTGATCACGAGAGTACCCTTTCTCAGCATAAATCCATCCATACTGGTGAAAGACCATTTGCTTGTGATCAGTGtaataaaacattcaaattgAAAAATACGCTGAATCATCACTTACGTTGTCATAGAGGAGAAAGACCATGtaaatgtgaccagtgtgataaatCATTCATTTGGGCGAGTGCTCTTGAGCGCCATAGACTTATTCATACTGCAGAAAGGCCATttgcctgtgaccagtgtgataaaacatTCGTGCGAAAGGATGCTCTCAATCGGCATAAAGAAATAGTGCATCGATACGAGGGTTACTCGGTGACGATAAATCTCGATGATGGGGAAAAGCAGTAG
- the LOC135502079 gene encoding zinc finger protein ZFP2-like isoform X3 — protein MDVVSSELDDQHHGLYEVRELEQGQGCVVKNEPEELAHKLDDSSEQDQSLGPSSNQFSSNFESEFDSGDTFSSNIRIKAEPDVDTVSDISKTFYCTEGASDDFNDYGTELTKTETPSSESEFEESSAQDNVTIKTEPADDYYDEPSSSASSYPYGAPAGEWQGEGNELLPSAGPVPVCLIPAAGNRGLLRIDVEDPLHPVQSGVVKEEPAEEDIDGSSNDASVADDDQMCLNQDNQAGDDTVSSGVYEGLMKCDSAAEMIQTLDNPSNKSGQQVTTSKTLIIEHVGTAVAKSTDTGESETTYSEETPYCCSICNKEFKWFTELIWHKQVHELKCNFCDKVLTNDKDFEEHRHIHSGDRPFTCDQCNQTFKRKNELKRHWIVHSEERPFACGQCEKTFKSERNLGQHLKNSRVCNTICVTPFACDQCSRKFPNRDQLHDHKLIHTGEKRFECDLCKKVFRWRNELTWHRRIHTGERPFACDQCDKAFIRRSELNKHQSTHSVERPFPCDQCDKAFKNKRNLVQHLKSHAGLIAEKPFACDQCDSMFQFHGKLIEHQRIHTGEKPFECRQCGKAFRQAHGLTRHMVSHTGEKLFKCDLCDKALSSQSHLVEHKRIHTGEKPYKCDQCDQAFIQKANLVAHKRIHTGEKPFECVQCGKAFTQASALTRHMLSHSGEKSFRCDFCEKTFARQSHLVQHIRIHSGERPFKCDQCDKTFTQKGNLAEHQRIHTGERPFICFECGQDFRQATGLARHMLSHKNP, from the exons ATGGATGTTGTTAGCTCTGAACTTGATGATCAACATCATGGACTGTATGAGGTCAGGGAGCTTGAGCAGGGCCAGGGATGTGTGGTCAAGAACGAACCGGAAGAACTTGCCCACAAATTGGATGATTCATCTGAGCAAGATCAGTCTCTTGGTCCATCTAGTAACCAGTTCAGTTCAAACTTCGAATCTGAATTTGACTCTGGTGATACGTTCAGTTCAAACATTCGCATAAAGGCAGAACCAGATGTTGACACAGTGAGTGACATTAGTAAGACTTTTTACTGCACAGAGGGTGCATCAGATGATTTCAATGACTACGGAACTGAGTTGACTAAAACAGAGACTCCAAGCTCAGAGTCTGAGTTTGAGGAGTCTAGTGCTCAGGATAATGTTACAATCAAAACGGAACCTGCTGATGACTACTATGATGAGCCAAGTTCATCAGCAAGCTCTTATCCTTACGGGGCACCAGCTGGTGAGTGGCAGGGAGAAGGAAATGAGTTGCTACCTTCAGCAGGGCCTGTTCCTGTGTGCCTCATACCAGCAGCTGGGAACCGGGGTCTGTTGAGAATCGATGTTGAAGACCCGCTCCATCCTGTGCAGAGTGGAGTCGTGAAAGAGGAGCCTGCAGAGGAAGACATAGACGGGAGTAGTAACGATGCCAGCGTGGCTGATGATGAT CAGATGTGTTTGAACCAAGACAATCAAGCTGGAGATGACACTG TTTCATCGGGAGTCTATGAGGGTCTGATGAAATGTGACAGTGCTGCTGAGATGATACAGACATTGGACAATCCTTCGAACAAAAGTGGTCAACAAGTGACGACTTCTAAGACACTTATCATTGAGCATGTCGGAACCGCAGTGGCAAAGTCGACAGATACTGGAGAATCTGAGACTACTTATTCCGAAGAAACACCTTACTGTTGTTCGATATGTAACAAAGAATTCAAGTGGTTCACTGAACTTATCTGGCATAAGCAAGTCCATGagttaaaatgtaacttttgtGATAAGGTGTTAACCAATGATAAGGACTTTGAAGAACATAGACACATTCATAGTGGAGATAGACCCTTTACATGTGACCAGTGTAATCAGACGTTCAAACGGAAAAACGAACTAAAAAGACATTGGATTGTTCATTCGGAAGAACGGCCGTTTGCCTGTGGGCAGTGTGAGAAAACTTTCAAGAGTGAGCGCAATTTGGGTCAGCATTTGAAGAACAGTCGTGTGTGTAACACCATTTGTGTGACGCCATTTGCTTGTGACCAGTGTAGTCGAAAATTTCCAAATCGGGACCAGTTACATGACCACAAActtattcatactggagaaaaacgTTTTGAATGTGACTTGTGTAAGAAAGTTTTTCGATGGCGCAATGAGCTCACCTGGCATAGACGTATTCACACTGGTGAAAGACCATTTgcatgtgaccagtgtgataaagcTTTTATACGTAGAAGCGAGCTGAACAAACACCAGAGCACTCATTCAGTAGAAAGGCCATTTCcttgtgaccagtgtgataaagcATTCAAGAATAAACGCAATCTGGTTCAGCATTTGAAAAGTCATGCTGGGCTGATTGCAGAGAAGCCATTTGcttgtgaccagtgtgatagcATGTTCCAGTTCCACGGTAAACTCATTGAGCATCAGCGcattcatactggtgaaaaaccattcgAATGTCGCCAGTGTGGAAAAGCATTTCGTCAAGCACATGGTCTTACTCGTCACATGGTGTCACACACAGGAGAAAAGTTGTTCAAATGTGATCTTTGTGATAAAGCGTTGTCTAGTCAGAGTCATCTTGTTGAACACAaacgtattcatactggagaaaaaccatataaatgtgaccagtgtgatcaGGCTTTTATACAGAAGGCAAACCTTGTGGCCCATAAACGTATTCATACAGGTGAGAAACCATTTGAATGTGTCCAGTGTGGTAAAGCATTCACTCAAGCATCTGCACTGACACGTCACATGTTGTCTCATTCAGGAGAAAAATCATTTCGTTGTGATTTCTGTGAAAAAACATTTGCGAGGCAGAGTCACCTTGTTCAGCATATCCGTATTCATTCGGGAGAGAGACCATTCAAGTGTGACCAGTGTGACAAGACGTTCACACAGAAAGGGAATCTTGCCGAACATcagcgtattcatacaggagaaagaccattcatCTGCTTTGAATGTGGTCAAGATTTTCGACAAGCCACTGGTCTGGCGCGTCATATGCTGTCCCACAAGAATCCATAG